The Kluyveromyces marxianus DMKU3-1042 DNA, complete genome, chromosome 7 DNA segment GTATACATACGTTAAATGTATATCTCTATTAACAAtaatgtttttgttttcattttttaggaaaaaaataaagttgaCGTACCCAACAAAGATCCATCGAGTATTTAGTTCTACGTCACCCTAACACAAACTCATGAGAGCAGTTAAACAAAGAACACAAATACAAGGACATTTGGAAAGTAGAAAATAGTAAAAGAGTATATCATCCAAAATTACATTTGCTATAATAGAACGGGGAAAACATCATTATTGTTTGTGATCACCACGCTCTTAAGTCtatgcttttttttttttttttttgtttgaactCTCCTCGCAATAACTAGTTACgttactattattacagacaatatcaacatttttttttttcttccacGATTTTTGTAAATAAGATTGGAATCAACACAGAGTAAGTTAATTGAATTACAAAAGAGAGTTTTAGGATTTGGAGTCAAGAGTAGAAATAGAAAGGCACGATAGGATCAATTGCTGGTGAATTGGGCAAGAGGAAACCATTGACAGGGAGCACAAATCATCTTTCGTTAATTATGGACACGATTGATGTGCAGAACAAGGCATTTGTTGTGCGCTGGGTGAGAGTTTCCCAAGGTGACGTGGTTTCATTCCGGTTAAAGCCGTTGAAGAAATCTATCGGGTTTGGGATCTACAGACGGTTTGACGGTTCATCTAGCATTGATTTGAACAATCCAGACGAACGTACGCCTTCCAGTGCAAGTTCTACCCCTAGTATTAagtattcttcaaatgcCAAGCCTCACCTTGCATTGGCCGATCATGACAAGGATAAAAATGTACCATTGCAGACGCGGTTGGTTCAGAGTGGGCTGGAAAAGGTGATATGGTATGGAACCATCTCTAACAATACTACGGTGGCAGAGTCTTTCGAGTCCACCTGTGAGAACTGCTACTACGCGTTCATTTTAGACAATACCACTTCGAAACagaccaagaaaaaatgttTGTTTTCGGTGAGCATTAAGCCACCTGCCATTGTAGCTGATTCctacgatgatgatgaaaggTCCTTCATTTCGAATCAGGATGAGCCAGTGAGTAGTAATAACAACATAAACGACAGCAATGCAAATACTGCTTCCAGCGTCGCGCTTAATGGCAGCAACAATCCTACTACACTGAGTGTTAAACGTGCCTTAAACTATAGTCAGTCTTCATTCCACAATAacacttcttcatcatcattgcCTTACCCTAATCAGCAATCACAATCTTATTCACAGATGAACTCCAGCTCTGTCTCGAATGCTGCAGATATACCTGGTGTGAATGCGTCATCCGTATCTGTTGGTGGTGTTAAACAATTAAGTCCAGCTTCTACGGCGACTACCGATCTTGATTTGAAGAACAGTAGGTATTTCCAAGGATATTtgctaaagaagaagagaaagaagctACAAGGGTTCACAAAGCGGTTTTTCAAACTTGACATTAAATATGGTATTCTTTCATATTATCTCAATTCTAAATCCCCAATGTGTCGTGGTGAAATTGTTATCCCCTTATCATCCGTAAGTGCTAACAAACAGACGAAGCTTATCATTATTGACTCTGGTATGGAAATCTGGATTTTGAAAGCACACGATCCAAAGGACTGGGAACAGTGGATATCGATGATCGAGTCTTGCTTCAAGCAAGAAGCTCCAACCTCATCACAAGATCAcgagtcacgtgatgtgGTTGGTGCACCTCTTGTTAAGACCCATGATACAGACACCACGAGTTTGCTTCGCAACTTAACGACTTTGAGAAAAAGGATAGAGGAGTGCAAGAACATGTCTCTATCATACTCTCCTACCCCAATTACATTAAGACCCCCAATGTCAGCTATTCAAGCTCCTACAAACGCTTCGAAACAAAGAAACGTTTCTCGATCATCCTCAGTGTCATCGTTTATGAACAACTTTTCTAGACAAAAGAACGGATCATTCACGGAACAAGGCACTTCATCACAAGCTCAAGGAGGTCAACTCTATAGTGATGCCTCAACACCAGCTTTGCCAGGATCTAGTGATCCACAACAACATTATCACCATGCGCTATACTATAAATTGGTCGAGTTAGAGAAGTTGGCAAAGCAGCTTGATGTTGAAACGAATCAAATAGCAGAAAGGTGGATGCCAAGATCTCCACCAGCTTCTATCTTTTCAGATGATGAATATTTTGATGCAAATGAGGAACCAATTATCACAATGTTGAATGATGATGTAGcatatgaaaatgatgtGAGACCTACATACAACATGcctaaggaagaagaggaagaagaagatgacgacgacgatgatgatgagggagaagaagaagaagaagaagaagaagaagaagaggaagaagatagAGCTACTACAACCACTAATGAATTTATGACCCCAGCCGATAGAAAGCGACAAGTATCGACAGAAACGCAGATCGTAAAATCCCAAGAGGTAGATCTTTCGCCATTACCAATTAACCACCAGGTAAAGCGTCGCAATGACATAAAAGCGGCAACATCATCACCTCCTAGCTTATTATCGTTTTTGCGTAAAAACGTCGGTAAGGATCTATCCAGTATTTCAATGCCGATTAGCATAAATGAGCCGGTTTCCATTTTACAAGTGCTTTCGGAAGCATTCGAATACAGCTGGCTACTTAACAAAGCGGCCGAAGTTCAATCCGACGAAGTGCAAAGGTTGAAGTATATCAGTGCATTTGCCTTGTCCTACATGTCGATCCACAGGCAAAAGACAAGATCATTACGTAAGCCATTCACACCATTATTGGGAGAAACGTATGAGTTGGTACGTGAGGACATGGGGTTCAGATTAATATCCGAAAAGGTCTGCCATAAGCCACCTGTATTTGCCTCATATACAGAACACCGGAGCTGGAAATGTGGATATACCTTAACACCTGTGCAAAAGTTTTGGGGAAAATCTATCGAGTTTACAAACGAAGGACAGTTCGAGCTAACCTTTAGCGATGTTGACACCAAGTACAAATGGGCTCAGCCAACACTAGTTCTCAAAAACATCATTGCTGGTGAGCGATACATGGAACCCACTAACCAGTTTACCATTACAAGTTCTAAAAACATCAAATCTATTATTGCTTTTAAATCTGGTGGCATGTTTAGTGGCAGGTCCGAAGATGTTGATGTCACAATCGTAGACGATAAAGGCAAAAAGTTGGGATCTCTGAAGGGCCAATGGACCAAGGGGATGCACGATGTGGATACCGGCGAAGAGATATGGAAGTGCGGCCCGCTGCTACCAAACAGCGAAAAGAAATACGGCTTTACCGTTTTCACGTCAAATCTCAACGAGATCACCGAAATCGAAAAAAATCACATCCCATGTACCGACTCAAGGCTAAGACCCGACATTCGTATGTATGAAAATGGCAATGTcaaagaagcagaagagaTGAAGCTATCCTTGGAGCAAAAACAACGTGacagaagagaaaagggCAACGATGTACAACCCCAGTATTTCAAGCAGGTAAAACCATCCAAGTGGGTGCCTATACTGGACAAAAACGGCTActgggaaaaaagaaagaaacaagattGGTCCTCCTCCAAACCATTATGGTAAAGCAATGAACACCAAAAGCCTTACTACAAAATGACCAAATACAGAATTCTAATGAGCACTCCGAACCAAAACGTTACTTACAAACCGTCTgatacaaaaacaacagcaacaacttTCAACACATGGCCGGCCGATCACTGTTCCTATATCGGTACATAAACGTTGCAACCCATACTACTTGCACTGTAGCTTCTATAAAGTTCATATGTAATTAATTAGCTCCGCATGAGACCTTCTTAACAAAATAGTATATTCTGTTCATTTATTAACAACACAAGGGTTCACCCACCTCATCTGATCTCCTTTTGATagccaaagaaagaaaagttacacacacacacacacacacgcacacTATCTTCGAAAGATATTTCCCATTCATTATTAATTGCCAAGTGTCTTGACTTCCCCTCAACACTCATGGCACCTCCCTCGACCATCATCTTGCAGCATAGCCAAGAAGTAACCCACGTGCGGTCACATGGTCACATAACAAAATAATCACATACAAACGCatacagaaaaagaaattaacGTAGtgtctttgttttttttttttattttacctataatatttttataCTCTTCATTTTCCTATTGCGCAGTTCCCGTCAGCCGCGCCCCACGTTTTCCTTCGATAGTCACCGACAGAACGctagtaaaaaaaagagtttggTCCCTTGAACACCCACACATCTGACATTTCCCAAGCTTCCCAAGCTTACCAAGGATTGATTGAATCCTCGATGCCACCGTAAACACTTCAAGGGCCTCTTGACCAAGCCAAAACCAAACCTAAAATGATCTGGCCGGAGATTAGTCCGTTAGCAACTTCTACAAGTGGCTCTCGCTAATCAAACAGAAATCACAGTACTTCGATTCTGCGATTTTCTATTCTATCTAATGATTTGAGTAGAATAGTTGCACCCTTTGTGAAGACCACATGGGCCTCCCCGTGCCATGGCACGGACTACACCACAGCTTAATTGCATTTTCATGCGGCGTGGATTGTTGTGTTGCTGCCGTTGCCTAGAAAAATGCGCATTGCCAATGCTTGTCGTTTCCCTGttccttttattttcatttttttccattttctaTATTGACCTTTTCTTGAGAAGTCGTGTGCGAGGTCGTCTAGGAGGCACGTTTTTCATCAATCAAATATCAATTAATTAACTTACTTGCCCATGAGAGGATTAATCGAATATGCGATGAGCCATACAACGAAAAGGGAAGATATGGATGCACGGTAGGcatgtgtgtgtgtgtgtgtctGTTGTATAatgtagtagtaatagAGGGGTCGGTTCTTTTTCGAGTGCATCCATTCTTCTGTTCAATGGCCGGGATAATGACGGCCAGTGTCaatgtgtgtgtatatataagagTAGGTCATGATAAGGTTTCAGGTATCAACGTTTTGGAACTAAACCTTCTTATGTTGTAGATTCTCTCTCATACAACTTGTTCTATCCACTAAGGTCAAGTAAATAACTAAAACCTCCAACGGACAAATAATATACGatggaaaacaaagaagaggaaaaggtCTATGTTAAGACTGCCGGTGGTAACGCTGCTTTCCACAACTACATTAATGATTTTGCCCACATCGAGGATCCtctggaaagaagaagattggCCTTGAATAAGATTGACAATGCAAGCTTTGGATGGTACCACATCCGTGCTATTTGTGTTGCTGGTGTTGGTTTCTTGACAGATTCTTACGATATTTTCGCTATTAACTTGGGTGTTTCCATGATTGAATTCGTTTACTGGAAGGGTAAGATGCCTTCTTCCACATCTACCTTGATTAAGGTTTCTACTTCTGTTGGTACTGTTCTTGGTCAATTTGGTTTCGGTGTTTTGGCTGATGTCGTTGGTCGTAAGAAGATTTACGGTACTGAATTGATTGTTATGATTGCTGCTACTGTCTTGCAATGTACTTTGGGTCACTCCCCAGCAGTTAACTTTGTTGCCGTGTTTGTATTTTACAGAATTATTATGGGTATTGGTATCGGTGGTGACTACCCATTGTCTTCCATTATCACTTCTGAATTCTCTACTACCAAATGGAGAGGTGCCATCATGGGTGCTGTCTTTGCCAACCAAGCCTTCGGTCAAATTGCTGCCGGTATCATCGCTCTGATTTTGGTTGCTGCTTACAAGTCCAAGTTGGAACACTTCACTGGTGCCACCTGTGACGCTGAATGTATTAGAGCTTGTGACCAAATGTGGAGAGTTTTGATCGGTATGGGTTGTGTTCCAGGTTGTGTTGCTTTGTACTTCAGATTGACCATCCCAGAATCTCCTCGTTACACCTTCGATGTTGAAGTTGACATCAACAAGGCCGCTGCTGACGCTGCTAAGTTCACTTCTGGTGAACACGGTAATGCCGACACCGAAGACATTGCTAGATTGGAAAGAGCCCCAACTGCCGTTGAAGCTATGGAAATCAAGCCACCAGCTGCCTCCTTCGGTGACTTCTGCAGACATTTCAGACAATGGAAGCACATGAAGATCATTCTAGGTACCTCTCTATCCTGGTTCTTCCTTGACGTTGCCTTTTACggtatttctttgaactCTGCTGTTATTTTGCAAACTATTGGTTACGCTAGTTCTAAGGATGTCTACAAGAAGTTGTACAACTCCGCTGTTGGTaacttgattttgatttgtGCCGGTTCTCTGCCAGGTTACTGGGCTTCCGTTGCCACCATCGACACCATTGGTAGAAAGCCAATCCAAGTCGGTGgtttcatcatcttgaCCATTTTGTTCTGTATTATCGGTTTCCGTTACGATCAATTAGGTGACCATGGTTTGTTGGCCTTGTACGTCTTGTgtcaattcttcttcaactttggTCCAAACGTTACTACCTTTATTGTTCCAGGTGAAGCCTTCCCAACCAGATACAGATCTACTGCCCATGGTATCTCTGCAGCTTCTGGTAAGATTGGTTCCATTATTGCTCAAACTGCTCTAGGTACTCTAATCGACCACAACTGTAAGAAGGACCACAAGAAGACCAACTGTTGGTTGCCACACGTTATGCAAATCTTCGCTTTGTTCATGTTGTGTGGTATTTTCTCCTCCTTGTTGATTccagaaacaaagagaaagacCTTGGAACAAATCAGTGAAGAATATCACGGTGAAATCGATCCATCGAGATATGCTACTCCTTCAGGTAAGGCACATgattctgcttcttctcaaaTTGAAACAGTATAGTATTAATACTAGCAACAAATAccaattattatatttggTGCACTTTTCGATTATCAATCCTCCCAAAGGCTTGTCTTGGCCTTAATACATTCCTTTCTCTAATAAATAAGTCAGGACATTAATAATTTCTCAGAGACGAGATACAGATCGAAACAAATTAAACAGATAATACCGGTAATTCTGTGGGTATGCTAACTACCAACTTATAAGTATCCTTCCCTTGTACATTAGCCACTTAATATATAGTTTGCATTCCTTTTCGTCCTTATTTAAGTGAAAAACATTTGTTCTTTCGTATCTCGATTTTCCCTTCTTTACTTAACACTTCCTCTAAAGTATAAAAAGTATTATTGGCTTGTTGATATACATCTTATCTTTATCATCTTTATTATAACCATCTATTCATATTGAGCAAATGTTCGacattattttattttttattttttattttgctCTTTCTTATTGCGCTTGTCAACCAGTTAGTTTACCCAATAATGATGACAAcctctccctctctctctctcttgatGTTTGAAAATTGTCAGGAAAAATATTGGCTTGATGATCTTGATCCACTCACGTGACCACAATATACGATGTATGTTATACGATATATTGAAGTACCTATCTGAGTGAGCCGGGTAAATGTAAATGTAACTTATTACCCgatttggaatatttgtATCACTTTGTCTGCACGTGATCACTCCTAAGAGTTTTTTGTGGAAAAACgtaaacaaacaaaaaaacaaaaataatgTTTTAAGAGGAAAACAAATGGTTTTAATAAACAATCTAAAGTTAATCTATTGAAGCGCATTGAAGTTACTTTTAGACTAGCGATATTGTGTTTTAATTGAATAGTTTATAGAAGTACTGAAACTTTTCCTACTATCACAGCAGTAACGATGAGAGAAGTTATCAGTGTTAACGGTATGTGAAAGCATTGGGTTATTATAATAGAGTTATGGGATCTGACGATTATGAAACAAAAGCAAACGTGTACTTTGGACCGAGCAAGCAACTACAGTGGCGAAGTTGTACCAGGAGATACATAATTTAGTAAGATTGGATGTTAGTTGGACAATCATTTTAAGATTTGCCACgtctttttgatattatacACGTATATCAATTAATCAGGAATGAATATTGTATTTGACAAATGCTACTTATTTGCTTAACTAAATGTACAATGGCTTGTTCTcgtttttgaagtttcGTATTCCAAAGGTTCTCAATGTCAAGAAACGGATTTACTAACAATAATTTACATTTTTTAATTAATCGATAAAACCTAAGCGCGTTTTGGTTTCATAGTGCCATTGCATTATGAATCCGTATTAGCTTTGTGTTTGATTAATTAAGAGTAAAATATCGGGATCAGTCGGTCAAGCTGGTTGTCAAATTGGTAACGCTTGTTGGGAATTATACTCCCTAGAGCATGGTATTGCTCCAGATGGTTATTTACAAGATggtttgaagaaacctaCAGGTGGCGAAGAAGGTTTTTCTACATTCTTCAATGAGACTGGTAGTGGTAAGTTTGTGCCCCGTGCTGTTTATGTTGACTTGGAACCAAATGTGATTGATGAGGTTCGTACAGGTGCATACAGAGACTTTTTCCACCCAGAACAATTGATTAGCGGCAAAGAAGATGCTGCTAATAATTATGCTCGTGGTCATTACACTGTCGGTAGAGAACTATTGGATGAGATTCTGGACAGAGTAAGAAAGATTTCTGACCAATGTGATGGATTACAAGGGTTCTTGTTCACCCATTCCTTGGGTGGTGGTACTGGTTCTGGTTTAGGTTCTTTATTATTGGAACACTTGTCCCTAGATTATGGTAAGAAGTCAAAGCTTGAATTTGCTGTATACCCAGCTCCTCAAGTTTCCACCTCTGTGGTAGAACCATACAATACTGTGTTGACCACTCACACTACCTTAGAACACGCAGACTGTACGTTTATGGTGGACAATGAAGCAATTTATGATATGTGTAAGAAGAACTTAGATATCCAAAGACCAAGTTTCTCcaacttgaacaacttaATTGCCCAAgttgtttcttctgtgaCTGCCTCTTTGAGATTTGACGGTTCTTTGAACGTGGATTTAAACGAATTCCAAACCAATTTAGTTCCATACCCAAGAATCCATTTCCCACTAGTGTCATATGCCCCAATACATTCCAAGAGTAAAGCCCATCATGAATCTAACTCTGTATCAGAGATCACAAATGCTTGTTTCGAGCCTGGTAACCAAATGGTTAAGTGTGATCCTAGAACAGGAAAATACATGGCTACATGTTTATTATATAGGGGTGACGTTGTTACCAGGGATGTTCAAAATGCTGTTGCTCAAATCAAGACAAAGAAAACTGTTCAATTGGTGGATTGGTGTCCAACCGGTTTCAAGATTGGTATTTGCTACCAAGCTCCAACTGCTACACCAAATTCTCAATTATCCGCCGTTAACAGAGCTGTTTGTATGCTATCCAACACTACTGCTATTGCTGATGCCTGGAAGAGAATTGATAAGAAGTTCGATCTAATGTACGCAAAGCGTGCTTTCGTTCACTGGTACGTCGGTGAAGGTATGGAAGAGGGTGAGTTCACTGAAGCTAGAGAGGACTTAGCTGCCTTAGAGAGAGACTACTACGAAGTTGGTGCCGACTCTTATGCTGACGAAGAATTCTAAAACTATTAAGACTAATAATATCTATCACTACTACAAtcaatgttttttttcttctgctttctcttttgtGTG contains these protein-coding regions:
- the OSH3 gene encoding oxysterol-binding protein related protein OSH3, with translation MDTIDVQNKAFVVRWVRVSQGDVVSFRLKPLKKSIGFGIYRRFDGSSSIDLNNPDERTPSSASSTPSIKYSSNAKPHLALADHDKDKNVPLQTRLVQSGLEKVIWYGTISNNTTVAESFESTCENCYYAFILDNTTSKQTKKKCLFSVSIKPPAIVADSYDDDERSFISNQDEPVSSNNNINDSNANTASSVALNGSNNPTTLSVKRALNYSQSSFHNNTSSSSLPYPNQQSQSYSQMNSSSVSNAADIPGVNASSVSVGGVKQLSPASTATTDLDLKNSRYFQGYLLKKKRKKLQGFTKRFFKLDIKYGILSYYLNSKSPMCRGEIVIPLSSVSANKQTKLIIIDSGMEIWILKAHDPKDWEQWISMIESCFKQEAPTSSQDHESRDVVGAPLVKTHDTDTTSLLRNLTTLRKRIEECKNMSLSYSPTPITLRPPMSAIQAPTNASKQRNVSRSSSVSSFMNNFSRQKNGSFTEQGTSSQAQGGQLYSDASTPALPGSSDPQQHYHHALYYKLVELEKLAKQLDVETNQIAERWMPRSPPASIFSDDEYFDANEEPIITMLNDDVAYENDVRPTYNMPKEEEEEEDDDDDDDEGEEEEEEEEEEEEEDRATTTTNEFMTPADRKRQVSTETQIVKSQEVDLSPLPINHQVKRRNDIKAATSSPPSLLSFLRKNVGKDLSSISMPISINEPVSILQVLSEAFEYSWLLNKAAEVQSDEVQRLKYISAFALSYMSIHRQKTRSLRKPFTPLLGETYELVREDMGFRLISEKVCHKPPVFASYTEHRSWKCGYTLTPVQKFWGKSIEFTNEGQFELTFSDVDTKYKWAQPTLVLKNIIAGERYMEPTNQFTITSSKNIKSIIAFKSGGMFSGRSEDVDVTIVDDKGKKLGSLKGQWTKGMHDVDTGEEIWKCGPLLPNSEKKYGFTVFTSNLNEITEIEKNHIPCTDSRLRPDIRMYENGNVKEAEEMKLSLEQKQRDRREKGNDVQPQYFKQVKPSKWVPILDKNGYWEKRKKQDWSSSKPLW
- the PHO84 gene encoding phosphate transporter PHO84, with protein sequence MENKEEEKVYVKTAGGNAAFHNYINDFAHIEDPLERRRLALNKIDNASFGWYHIRAICVAGVGFLTDSYDIFAINLGVSMIEFVYWKGKMPSSTSTLIKVSTSVGTVLGQFGFGVLADVVGRKKIYGTELIVMIAATVLQCTLGHSPAVNFVAVFVFYRIIMGIGIGGDYPLSSIITSEFSTTKWRGAIMGAVFANQAFGQIAAGIIALILVAAYKSKLEHFTGATCDAECIRACDQMWRVLIGMGCVPGCVALYFRLTIPESPRYTFDVEVDINKAAADAAKFTSGEHGNADTEDIARLERAPTAVEAMEIKPPAASFGDFCRHFRQWKHMKIILGTSLSWFFLDVAFYGISLNSAVILQTIGYASSKDVYKKLYNSAVGNLILICAGSLPGYWASVATIDTIGRKPIQVGGFIILTILFCIIGFRYDQLGDHGLLALYVLCQFFFNFGPNVTTFIVPGEAFPTRYRSTAHGISAASGKIGSIIAQTALGTLIDHNCKKDHKKTNCWLPHVMQIFALFMLCGIFSSLLIPETKRKTLEQISEEYHGEIDPSRYATPSGKAHDSASSQIETV
- the TUB1 gene encoding tubulin alpha chain, whose product is MREVISVNVGQAGCQIGNACWELYSLEHGIAPDGYLQDGLKKPTGGEEGFSTFFNETGSGKFVPRAVYVDLEPNVIDEVRTGAYRDFFHPEQLISGKEDAANNYARGHYTVGRELLDEILDRVRKISDQCDGLQGFLFTHSLGGGTGSGLGSLLLEHLSLDYGKKSKLEFAVYPAPQVSTSVVEPYNTVLTTHTTLEHADYIQRPSFSNLNNLIAQVVSSVTASLRFDGSLNVDLNEFQTNLVPYPRIHFPLVSYAPIHSKSKAHHESNSVSEITNACFEPGNQMVKDVQNAVAQIKTKKTVQLVDWCPTGFKIGICYQAPTATPNSQLSAVNRAVCMLSNTTAIADAWKRIDKKFDLMYAKRAFVHWYVGEGMEEGEFTEAREDLAALERDYYEVGADSYADEEF